From the Synergistaceae bacterium DZ-S4 genome, one window contains:
- a CDS encoding molybdopterin-dependent oxidoreductase, protein MTEANYHVKNITINGVPRRIIGKPEVSLLTVIRDQLKMTGTKRGCDHGQCGVCNVIMDGKVVRSCITKWKNVPEYAQITTIEGIGTPENLHALQWAFIVCGAIQCGFCTPGFITAGKALLDSNPAPTREEVRDWYSKNWMACRCTGYVQVVDAVMKAAAILRGEEKIEDLAKMYKPGDSIWNSKYPRPSAVYKATGLWDFGDDDRLKLPEEFLFAYPFALEGVRHAKVNKIDISEAEKMPGVYKVVTYKDVRANKGTNRIRGQVGCPSVTTDGWERRIMVEEGDKIRQWGECVAIVCADTETNARAAADKIKVDYEPLPELIDIYQAKAADAVKVYDEIDGIDGMPNAFNKRMFTKGADPKEDLDNAPYVVEDEFYSSRQPHMVLETDCGYAYYDEEGRVTLATKSICVYRHQMMIARGVGVAPSKIRVIQNNMGASFGYKVAPTNEPYLAIALVACQRPVYMRINMKEHNIRTPKRSPFLMHIRVGADKSGKLLGAEQTWWVDHGPYSESSNDLTNKGGQFFFSPYAYANMRATGYTCFSNHRWSAAFRAYGAPQTYWGCETAMDMLAEKCGIDPFDFREMNLMQWEKGTTDPLGIMPSGYAPEVFPLPEMMKKARPYYEEMKKEAAAKSSGKVKFGVGVSIGIYNSNDDGADDAASNIELTKDGVIVYNTWEDHGQGADIGCLGTAHEALKPLDLRPEQIKMVLSDTAKAPNSGAAAASRSQVMVGNAIVDSCKKLLDAMRKADGTYRTYDEMIAENIPVFYEGYTQAQVINEKGELEVCSGNDKDTGIGKPFGFHMFGVNLAMVSVDTETGKARCEKFVLVGDVGVINNYLVVDGQQYGGIAQGIGLALTEDFLDESKYNNFVTMGLPYIKDVPDDIRLVHVETPRPLGPFGASGTGEMPLAAPHVAVCNAIKSACGVRIKAIPATPDKILAGLKK, encoded by the coding sequence GTGACAGAAGCAAACTACCACGTAAAGAACATAACCATCAACGGTGTGCCGAGGAGGATCATCGGTAAACCGGAGGTCTCCCTGCTGACAGTCATCCGGGACCAGCTCAAGATGACCGGCACCAAGAGGGGCTGCGACCACGGACAGTGCGGGGTCTGCAACGTAATAATGGACGGCAAGGTCGTTCGTTCCTGCATCACGAAGTGGAAGAACGTTCCCGAGTACGCGCAGATAACGACCATCGAGGGCATCGGAACTCCTGAAAACCTCCACGCCCTCCAGTGGGCATTCATAGTCTGCGGAGCCATACAGTGCGGATTCTGCACCCCCGGATTCATTACAGCCGGCAAAGCCCTTCTTGACAGCAACCCCGCCCCGACAAGGGAAGAGGTCCGCGATTGGTACAGCAAAAACTGGATGGCCTGCCGCTGCACAGGTTACGTTCAGGTCGTCGACGCCGTCATGAAGGCGGCCGCGATACTCAGGGGAGAAGAGAAGATAGAGGACCTGGCGAAGATGTACAAACCCGGCGACTCCATCTGGAATTCAAAATATCCCCGCCCGAGCGCTGTCTACAAAGCGACCGGACTCTGGGACTTCGGCGACGATGACAGGCTCAAGCTTCCGGAAGAGTTCCTCTTTGCATATCCCTTTGCGCTTGAAGGAGTCCGCCACGCCAAGGTCAACAAGATCGATATATCCGAAGCGGAAAAGATGCCAGGAGTATACAAGGTCGTCACCTACAAGGATGTCAGGGCGAACAAGGGCACCAACAGGATCAGGGGCCAGGTCGGATGTCCCTCTGTGACGACAGACGGATGGGAACGCCGCATAATGGTCGAAGAGGGCGACAAGATCCGCCAGTGGGGCGAGTGCGTCGCCATAGTCTGCGCAGACACCGAGACAAATGCCCGCGCTGCGGCCGACAAGATCAAAGTAGACTATGAGCCTCTTCCTGAACTCATCGACATATACCAGGCGAAAGCAGCGGACGCAGTAAAGGTCTACGATGAGATCGACGGCATAGACGGCATGCCCAACGCCTTCAACAAGCGCATGTTCACGAAGGGCGCGGATCCCAAAGAAGACCTCGACAATGCTCCTTACGTCGTTGAGGACGAATTCTACAGCTCACGCCAGCCCCACATGGTCCTTGAGACCGACTGCGGCTACGCCTACTATGACGAGGAAGGGCGCGTCACCCTCGCCACCAAATCAATATGCGTATACAGGCACCAGATGATGATAGCGCGCGGCGTAGGGGTTGCTCCGTCGAAGATCAGGGTCATCCAGAACAACATGGGAGCCTCCTTCGGATACAAGGTAGCTCCGACCAACGAACCCTACCTTGCGATAGCCCTCGTTGCGTGCCAGCGTCCTGTCTACATGCGCATCAACATGAAGGAACACAACATCCGCACTCCCAAGAGATCACCCTTCCTTATGCATATCCGGGTCGGTGCCGACAAGAGCGGTAAGCTTCTTGGAGCAGAACAGACATGGTGGGTCGATCACGGTCCATACAGCGAATCATCCAACGACCTCACCAACAAGGGCGGCCAGTTCTTCTTCTCGCCATACGCCTACGCCAACATGAGGGCTACCGGCTACACCTGCTTCAGCAACCACCGCTGGAGCGCGGCATTCCGCGCCTACGGGGCGCCCCAGACCTACTGGGGATGTGAGACTGCGATGGACATGCTTGCTGAAAAATGCGGGATAGACCCCTTCGATTTCAGAGAGATGAACCTCATGCAGTGGGAAAAGGGCACGACTGACCCACTCGGCATAATGCCCTCAGGCTATGCTCCCGAAGTCTTCCCGCTTCCCGAGATGATGAAAAAGGCCCGCCCCTACTATGAAGAGATGAAAAAAGAGGCGGCCGCCAAGAGCAGCGGTAAGGTCAAGTTCGGAGTCGGAGTCTCCATAGGCATATACAACTCCAACGACGACGGAGCTGACGATGCTGCCAGCAACATCGAGCTCACGAAAGACGGAGTCATCGTCTACAACACATGGGAAGACCACGGTCAGGGAGCTGACATCGGATGCCTCGGCACCGCACATGAAGCACTTAAGCCTCTGGACCTCAGGCCGGAGCAGATCAAGATGGTCCTCAGCGACACCGCAAAGGCCCCCAACAGCGGAGCGGCCGCTGCAAGCCGTTCCCAGGTAATGGTAGGAAACGCAATAGTTGACAGCTGTAAAAAGCTTCTCGATGCCATGCGCAAAGCCGACGGCACATACAGGACATATGATGAAATGATCGCAGAGAACATCCCCGTCTTCTACGAAGGCTACACACAGGCACAGGTCATCAACGAAAAGGGCGAGCTTGAAGTCTGCTCGGGCAACGACAAAGACACCGGCATAGGCAAGCCCTTCGGCTTCCACATGTTCGGAGTCAACCTGGCGATGGTATCCGTAGACACAGAGACAGGCAAGGCCCGCTGCGAAAAGTTCGTTCTCGTGGGTGATGTAGGAGTCATCAACAACTACCTCGTAGTCGACGGACAGCAGTACGGAGGCATAGCCCAGGGCATAGGGCTCGCTCTTACGGAGGACTTCCTTGACGAGAGCAAGTACAACAACTTTGTGACTATGGGTCTTCCCTACATCAAGGATGTTCCCGACGACATCAGGCTGGTACACGTTGAGACACCGCGTCCCCTTGGTCCCTTCGGAGCTTCCGGAACAGGCGAGATGCCCCTTGCGGCGCCGCACGTCGCGGTATGCAACGCGATAAAGAGCGCCTGCGGAGTCAGGATCAAGGCCATACCGGCTACACCCGACAAGATACTGGCAGGCCTTAAGAAATAG
- a CDS encoding AzlC family ABC transporter permease, giving the protein MDAVKETADSNNVQVAMGFGYGLRTGTPIAVGYIPSAVACGILCKTAGLTAFESLFMSLVVFAGASQFVALNLIMIGSSFPEIVLATAVLNMRHIMMSSSLARRLVPGIGALKKSWICFELTDESFSIASMQKEPRLAPEFMFGLNIVGHISWVSGTLLGFYGTSVMPQNVQDSMGIALYALFLGLLLPSVRKSRPAFVVAAAGMALSALIKWTPYFAGLNRGIAIMTATGIAALIGALLFPLDKRRSAR; this is encoded by the coding sequence ATGGACGCAGTGAAGGAAACGGCAGACAGCAACAATGTTCAGGTCGCCATGGGTTTCGGATACGGACTCAGGACAGGCACTCCGATTGCGGTCGGTTATATTCCAAGTGCCGTCGCATGCGGCATTCTGTGCAAGACTGCCGGGCTTACCGCATTCGAAAGCCTTTTCATGTCGCTCGTCGTATTCGCAGGGGCAAGCCAGTTCGTCGCGCTAAATCTCATTATGATCGGTTCATCCTTTCCTGAAATAGTTCTTGCAACGGCAGTCCTTAATATGAGACATATCATGATGTCTTCCTCTCTTGCCAGAAGGCTTGTTCCTGGGATAGGAGCGCTCAAGAAATCATGGATATGCTTTGAGTTGACAGACGAAAGCTTCAGCATCGCCTCGATGCAGAAGGAACCTCGTTTAGCACCTGAGTTCATGTTCGGCCTCAACATAGTGGGGCACATAAGCTGGGTCTCGGGGACGCTCCTTGGTTTCTACGGCACTTCTGTTATGCCGCAGAACGTCCAGGACAGTATGGGGATCGCCCTTTACGCCTTATTCTTGGGCCTGCTCCTGCCCTCGGTAAGGAAAAGCAGGCCGGCATTTGTCGTTGCGGCGGCAGGCATGGCTCTCAGCGCACTGATAAAGTGGACTCCATATTTTGCCGGCCTGAACCGGGGGATCGCCATTATGACCGCTACAGGAATTGCCGCCCTTATCGGAGCGCTGCTCTTCCCCCTGGATAAAAGAAGGTCAGCCCGATGA
- a CDS encoding AzlD domain-containing protein: protein MTRIMILSVLMMCVTAPSRILPVFFLGERKLPPFAESLLHYIPYAVLGALIFPDVLTATDSIYSSAAGAIVAIILGWFGRGILVVLVGGILATYITGHFIGI from the coding sequence ATGACAAGGATAATGATCCTGTCTGTCCTGATGATGTGCGTTACAGCCCCCTCAAGGATCCTTCCCGTCTTCTTCCTCGGGGAAAGGAAACTTCCGCCCTTTGCAGAGTCGCTGCTCCACTACATCCCCTATGCTGTCCTCGGGGCGCTGATATTCCCTGACGTACTTACCGCGACAGACAGCATATACAGCTCTGCGGCCGGAGCCATTGTTGCAATAATACTCGGCTGGTTCGGCAGGGGGATCCTGGTCGTACTGGTCGGAGGGATACTTGCAACTTACATCACCGGACATTTTATTGGGATTTAA
- a CDS encoding response regulator encodes MRILRVLIAEADPLLQKLYSDLIATESAFTVLKCVSSGTQMFESLRCVEADLVLLDLYLKDFNALEGLDELRKEFPRTDFIVASSGEDPNLVRKALCQGVFEYLIKPFSFERLRLALRNYHIYHQSLTGRTRPWQQEDLDTLVSLRARDPSWANNRAIPKGLQLKCLNEVENLLRDNNDTFSAQEVGDALGISRSTARRYLEFLTMNERVIVEYAYRKVGRPEKRYRMALI; translated from the coding sequence TTGCGAATTTTAAGAGTCCTGATAGCTGAAGCAGATCCGCTGCTGCAGAAGTTGTATTCAGATCTTATCGCTACCGAATCTGCTTTTACCGTACTAAAATGTGTTTCAAGCGGTACGCAGATGTTCGAGTCTTTGAGATGTGTCGAGGCAGATCTGGTCCTTTTGGATCTTTACCTGAAAGATTTTAACGCACTGGAGGGACTTGACGAACTTCGCAAGGAATTTCCGAGGACTGACTTTATAGTCGCATCGTCGGGAGAGGATCCCAACCTTGTAAGGAAGGCTCTTTGCCAGGGAGTATTTGAGTATCTCATCAAACCCTTCTCCTTTGAAAGGCTCAGGCTTGCACTGCGCAACTATCACATTTACCACCAGAGCCTGACGGGAAGGACGAGGCCGTGGCAGCAGGAAGACCTCGATACCCTTGTCTCCCTGAGGGCGAGAGACCCTTCCTGGGCAAACAACAGAGCCATACCAAAGGGGCTTCAGCTCAAATGTTTGAATGAAGTGGAGAATTTATTGAGGGACAACAACGACACATTCTCTGCACAGGAAGTAGGGGACGCGCTTGGAATATCAAGGTCGACAGCGAGAAGATACCTCGAGTTCCTGACAATGAATGAGAGGGTAATTGTTGAGTATGCCTACCGTAAGGTCGGAAGACCGGAAAAGAGATACAGGATGGCTTTGATATAG
- a CDS encoding class I SAM-dependent methyltransferase → MSNQCWGPEIYKKGADFVPLFGRPVIELLDPKKEEKILDLGCGNGTLTKELADMGCAVTGIDTSPEMVEAARSLGLKAEVMDGEHLHFREEFDAVMSNAAIHWMNDQYAVVRGVWKSLKPGGRFAAECGGEGCIRVIREGMKIALIKRGIDYKARNPWKFLELGEFSKILDNQGFKVSYIARVDRPTPLKNGLRCWLEVFANRHTEGFSNEEKELFYKEVEDYCRPMLYTEENGWVADYVRLRFLALKPRISQ, encoded by the coding sequence ATGTCAAATCAATGCTGGGGTCCGGAGATTTACAAAAAAGGGGCAGATTTTGTCCCTCTGTTTGGCAGGCCGGTCATCGAACTGCTTGATCCAAAAAAAGAAGAAAAGATCCTTGACCTCGGATGCGGAAACGGCACCCTGACCAAAGAGCTTGCTGACATGGGATGTGCGGTGACGGGCATTGATACAAGCCCGGAGATGGTCGAGGCAGCAAGGTCCCTCGGCCTGAAAGCCGAAGTTATGGACGGAGAGCACCTGCATTTCAGAGAGGAGTTTGACGCCGTGATGAGCAATGCGGCGATCCACTGGATGAACGACCAATACGCAGTGGTGCGAGGCGTATGGAAATCTCTGAAACCCGGCGGACGCTTCGCTGCGGAATGCGGGGGAGAAGGCTGCATAAGGGTTATCCGCGAGGGCATGAAGATCGCACTGATCAAACGGGGCATCGACTACAAGGCCAGAAATCCGTGGAAATTCCTCGAACTGGGGGAGTTCTCGAAAATACTGGACAACCAGGGCTTCAAAGTCTCCTACATTGCAAGGGTAGACAGGCCAACCCCGCTTAAAAACGGACTGAGGTGCTGGCTTGAGGTATTTGCGAACCGTCACACCGAGGGATTCTCAAATGAAGAAAAGGAACTTTTCTACAAAGAGGTCGAGGATTACTGCAGGCCGATGCTCTACACCGAAGAGAACGGCTGGGTCGCTGACTACGTGAGACTGCGCTTCCTCGCCCTAAAACCCCGGATCTCCCAATAA
- a CDS encoding DUF3795 domain-containing protein, whose product MEILGCCGMDCGSCEARGATERNDMVTLSKIAAAEEIRGGRSFILPSRMRCTGCTEPGAKSVACTGCRVRICALQNGIPHCGFCEEFPCDLGDTIWEALPEYKKNLERIRSR is encoded by the coding sequence ATGGAGATATTAGGCTGCTGCGGCATGGACTGCGGCTCATGCGAGGCGCGCGGGGCAACCGAGAGGAACGATATGGTAACACTCTCAAAAATAGCTGCCGCCGAGGAGATCCGCGGAGGCAGATCTTTCATCCTGCCGTCAAGGATGAGGTGTACGGGATGTACCGAACCGGGGGCCAAGAGCGTGGCATGCACCGGATGCAGGGTCAGGATTTGCGCGCTTCAGAACGGCATACCCCACTGCGGCTTCTGTGAAGAGTTTCCATGTGACCTGGGCGATACGATATGGGAGGCCCTCCCGGAATACAAGAAGAACCTGGAAAGGATAAGGAGCAGATAA
- a CDS encoding phenylalanine--tRNA ligase beta subunit-related protein codes for MKLMIEREIFELFPGAKIGWLLAQVRVAPSDEYVEKMKRGLVGRLNDIGISQDTMMLHPDVAGWRDVYSKMGVKPSKYRSSLEALLRRTFKGDIWSVSNVVDCYDCVSALSLLPMGAHDTAKLRGDLVLRYGLEGEKFYPLGAGDSVIDVSPKNILYADQEKVCCWLWNHRDTRDASLSESTESALFLVDQAFDTEWKSVAEGLDALSYELEKIGCRVLKSGVVNSAYPSSEIS; via the coding sequence ATGAAACTGATGATAGAAAGAGAAATTTTCGAGCTTTTCCCGGGTGCAAAGATCGGTTGGCTCCTTGCCCAGGTCCGTGTGGCCCCGTCTGATGAATATGTCGAAAAGATGAAGAGGGGGCTTGTCGGAAGGCTGAATGATATAGGGATATCCCAGGATACGATGATGCTGCATCCTGATGTGGCAGGATGGCGTGATGTCTATTCGAAGATGGGGGTAAAGCCCAGTAAGTACAGATCTTCGCTGGAAGCGCTTCTCAGGAGGACTTTCAAGGGAGACATATGGAGCGTATCAAACGTTGTAGACTGCTACGACTGCGTATCGGCGCTAAGCCTCCTTCCCATGGGAGCTCATGATACCGCAAAGCTCAGAGGCGACCTGGTGCTTCGTTATGGCCTCGAGGGCGAAAAATTCTACCCGCTTGGTGCGGGCGACAGCGTTATCGATGTATCTCCGAAAAACATTCTTTATGCGGACCAAGAAAAGGTCTGCTGCTGGCTCTGGAACCACCGTGACACAAGAGATGCTTCCCTCTCCGAAAGCACGGAAAGCGCCCTCTTCCTTGTTGACCAGGCCTTCGATACGGAGTGGAAAAGCGTAGCCGAAGGCCTTGATGCTCTTTCGTACGAGCTTGAAAAGATCGGGTGCAGAGTGCTTAAAAGCGGAGTGGTCAATTCAGCTTATCCGTCTTCAGAGATATCTTGA
- a CDS encoding Gx transporter family protein, translated as MKLKNLIITGSLAAFALVFNIFEGNLPMPLPGIKLGAANVFSLVALVLLGVKEAFAVTLIRVFLAWVMTGNWFALLCSLAGGLMSASVMSFIYIKYRDDFSLPWISVAGAWAFNAAQVSVAAAMVNDIRVLLYIVPLLAAGTAAGWAVGWLALVLCRRVGSLNDADHR; from the coding sequence ATGAAGCTCAAAAATTTGATCATTACCGGTTCACTTGCTGCCTTTGCACTGGTTTTCAACATCTTCGAAGGAAACCTCCCTATGCCTCTCCCTGGAATAAAGCTTGGCGCTGCAAACGTATTCTCCCTTGTCGCACTCGTTCTTCTCGGCGTGAAGGAGGCTTTTGCGGTAACGCTGATCAGGGTCTTCCTGGCCTGGGTAATGACAGGAAACTGGTTTGCGCTTCTTTGCAGCCTGGCCGGAGGGCTCATGTCGGCATCTGTAATGTCCTTTATATATATTAAATACAGGGATGACTTCAGCCTGCCGTGGATAAGCGTCGCGGGGGCATGGGCCTTCAACGCGGCACAAGTATCGGTAGCAGCTGCAATGGTGAATGACATCAGGGTACTCCTATACATAGTGCCGCTTTTGGCTGCAGGAACAGCGGCAGGGTGGGCGGTCGGATGGCTAGCCCTGGTCCTTTGCAGGAGAGTAGGATCACTAAATGATGCAGATCACAGATAA
- a CDS encoding NusG domain II-containing protein, translating to MGMKRGDRAMLKILIVILMASCVVWGIRFLTKAPDVLNAEIIQDGKLLRRVLLKKGDPAGEFAVEYKGGRNVLKTEDGKIAVIASDCPDKDCVKRGWLQRPGDSAVCLPNRLVIRISGKTEVDGVTW from the coding sequence ATGGGAATGAAGCGAGGAGACAGGGCAATGCTGAAGATCCTCATAGTGATACTCATGGCTTCATGTGTTGTCTGGGGCATCAGGTTTCTGACAAAAGCCCCTGATGTGTTAAATGCAGAAATAATACAGGACGGTAAGCTTTTGCGGAGGGTATTGCTGAAAAAGGGAGACCCCGCCGGGGAATTTGCAGTCGAATACAAAGGCGGCCGAAACGTACTGAAAACAGAGGACGGCAAAATCGCGGTTATTGCATCGGATTGTCCGGACAAGGACTGTGTGAAGCGCGGGTGGCTCCAGAGGCCGGGAGATTCTGCCGTATGCCTGCCTAACAGGCTTGTTATCAGGATCTCAGGCAAAACAGAAGTAGACGGGGTGACCTGGTGA
- a CDS encoding FAD:protein FMN transferase, whose translation MSIKAGASRPILYLAAAAVTVLLMIMLYAAMGGLGWGAPKKVSGESYRLGTIVRITVYGDDTEKLNNALDLSMKEIERLENLLSVNIPSSDISLVNRASGEYPVKVSEETAVLLERALEWSERTGGAFDPTVGKVVKLWGIGTEGAAIPDPERLKEAVKLTDFKKTSVAHEGNGTFVRTAKGQRIDLGGIAKGYVTDKVRALLIQEGIRSGLIDLGGNIAVFGNSPRPGKWKIGLQHPFMRRGEYFGIVEVSDVSVVTSGPYERYFESGGAKYHHIFDTLTGYPAQSDLASVTIISEDSTDADALSTAIFVMGFEKGISLLHELKNIEAVLVAKKTGGTIVYVTKGLSEKFILKAPDMKKEPAVQ comes from the coding sequence ATGAGCATCAAAGCAGGCGCGTCAAGGCCAATATTATATCTAGCCGCTGCTGCTGTGACAGTTTTGCTGATGATAATGCTGTACGCAGCAATGGGAGGCCTCGGATGGGGGGCTCCGAAAAAAGTCTCCGGCGAATCATACCGACTTGGCACGATAGTCAGGATCACCGTCTACGGGGATGACACCGAAAAACTCAACAATGCCCTTGATCTGTCGATGAAAGAGATAGAAAGGCTGGAAAATCTTCTTTCAGTAAATATCCCCTCTTCAGACATCTCGCTCGTCAACAGAGCATCGGGAGAATACCCTGTAAAAGTTTCGGAAGAGACTGCCGTCCTTTTGGAAAGGGCGCTTGAATGGTCAGAACGGACAGGAGGGGCATTTGACCCTACTGTAGGAAAAGTCGTCAAACTCTGGGGGATAGGAACTGAGGGTGCAGCCATCCCTGACCCTGAGCGGCTTAAAGAGGCCGTTAAGTTGACAGATTTCAAAAAGACCTCTGTCGCGCATGAAGGGAACGGGACCTTCGTTCGGACAGCCAAAGGACAGAGGATAGATCTTGGGGGAATAGCAAAGGGATATGTCACAGATAAAGTAAGGGCCCTGCTTATACAAGAGGGCATCCGATCAGGCCTTATCGATCTCGGAGGGAACATCGCGGTCTTTGGGAACTCTCCCAGGCCCGGAAAGTGGAAGATAGGGCTTCAGCATCCGTTCATGCGTAGAGGAGAATATTTCGGCATAGTTGAAGTATCTGATGTTTCTGTCGTTACATCAGGACCTTATGAGAGATATTTTGAATCAGGGGGGGCGAAATATCATCACATTTTTGACACCTTGACCGGATACCCTGCCCAGTCAGACCTGGCCTCAGTTACAATAATAAGTGAAGATTCTACGGATGCGGATGCGCTCAGTACAGCGATTTTTGTAATGGGTTTTGAAAAAGGCATTTCCCTGTTGCATGAATTGAAAAACATTGAGGCTGTCCTCGTGGCAAAAAAAACTGGGGGTACAATTGTATATGTGACGAAGGGACTTAGTGAAAAATTTATATTGAAAGCGCCAGATATGAAAAAAGAGCCGGCGGTCCAGTGA
- a CDS encoding M23 family metallopeptidase, giving the protein MLLLTLFTPDHLHAKEIDYQSLQEDPLETAYRKLASPGDIEWDEEEMVSGGAPLIISDMKWPLNSGELSSLFSRTASKGRRKHFGIDIVAPKGTPIYAALDGIVEVASNGGKGFRGYGRVIIINHSDQLWTLYSHCATMNVRVGQKVRRGDLIATVGRTGRATTNHLHFEVRNAKGTALDPMKYLPENGALPMNLFRR; this is encoded by the coding sequence ATGCTTCTTTTGACTCTTTTTACTCCTGATCACCTTCACGCAAAGGAAATAGATTATCAGTCCCTTCAGGAAGATCCGCTCGAAACGGCGTACAGAAAACTGGCCTCTCCCGGCGACATCGAATGGGACGAGGAAGAGATGGTCAGCGGAGGCGCTCCCCTTATCATCAGCGACATGAAGTGGCCCCTAAACTCCGGGGAGCTCTCAAGCCTATTCAGCAGAACGGCTTCAAAGGGGAGGAGGAAACACTTCGGCATAGATATCGTAGCTCCTAAGGGGACCCCAATATATGCTGCACTTGACGGTATAGTCGAGGTGGCCTCGAACGGAGGAAAAGGTTTCAGAGGCTACGGCAGGGTCATCATAATCAACCACTCCGATCAGTTGTGGACACTCTATTCCCACTGCGCGACGATGAACGTAAGGGTCGGCCAGAAGGTGAGACGGGGAGATCTGATCGCAACGGTAGGCAGGACAGGAAGGGCGACTACTAACCACCTCCACTTTGAGGTCCGAAACGCCAAAGGAACAGCCCTTGATCCAATGAAATACCTTCCCGAGAACGGCGCTCTGCCGATGAATCTTTTCAGAAGATAG
- a CDS encoding phosphate butyryltransferase, whose product MEQIRTLGALLEYAKEVGPKKISVACAEDEEVMEAVENARKAGVAEAFLVGNADKIKEVADKLGIDLANYEVIDEKGGEAAAALKAVELVSGGQAQIVMKGMVATANFLRGILNKEKGLRTGKTLSHVYIHEIMGYDRIFFISDPAFNMYPDLKIKIDIIKNVVELAHAFGVSCPKVAALAAVEVVNPDMPPTMDAALLTQMSRRGQIKGCIIDGPLALDNAVSPESAHHKGIKSDVAGYADILHVPNIESGNMLAKAIVYFSENKTAGIVLGAAAPVVLTSRADSAETKLLSIASAVALAAHQGK is encoded by the coding sequence ATGGAACAGATCCGTACACTAGGTGCGCTGCTTGAGTATGCAAAGGAAGTAGGCCCCAAGAAGATAAGCGTTGCATGTGCAGAAGACGAAGAGGTAATGGAAGCGGTAGAGAACGCGCGCAAAGCCGGCGTTGCTGAAGCATTCCTGGTAGGCAACGCGGACAAGATCAAAGAAGTTGCAGATAAGCTCGGCATTGACCTTGCCAACTACGAAGTAATCGACGAAAAGGGCGGCGAAGCTGCCGCGGCACTCAAAGCCGTTGAACTTGTATCGGGCGGACAAGCCCAGATAGTCATGAAGGGGATGGTGGCGACAGCCAACTTCCTTAGAGGCATACTAAACAAGGAAAAGGGCCTCCGTACAGGCAAGACTCTCTCTCACGTATACATCCACGAAATAATGGGATATGACAGGATCTTCTTTATCTCAGACCCCGCATTCAACATGTATCCGGATCTCAAGATCAAGATCGATATAATTAAGAACGTCGTAGAACTTGCACATGCGTTCGGTGTAAGCTGCCCCAAGGTAGCCGCCCTCGCAGCCGTTGAAGTGGTGAATCCCGATATGCCTCCTACGATGGATGCGGCCCTTCTTACGCAGATGAGCCGCCGCGGCCAGATCAAAGGATGCATCATTGACGGGCCCCTCGCCCTCGACAATGCAGTATCCCCGGAATCTGCACATCACAAGGGCATCAAGAGCGACGTTGCCGGATATGCAGATATCCTTCACGTTCCCAACATTGAGTCGGGAAATATGCTTGCAAAGGCGATAGTCTACTTCTCAGAGAACAAGACGGCAGGTATAGTGCTGGGAGCGGCCGCACCGGTAGTTTTGACAAGCCGCGCGGACTCAGCTGAAACAAAGCTCCTCTCCATAGCTTCAGCTGTTGCCCTTGCAGCTCATCAGGGAAAGTAA